The Osmia bicornis bicornis unplaced genomic scaffold, iOsmBic2.1, whole genome shotgun sequence genome has a segment encoding these proteins:
- the LOC123989036 gene encoding ataxin-8-like yields the protein MFRDVQLLLQQQQEQHHREMQLQQQQQQQLQQLREELLPQQQEDHRPREEPLPQVQEMESGEEAKPPRKRGVAAGRSG from the exons ATGTTCAGGGATGttcagctgctgctgcagcagcagcaggaaCAGCATCATCGGGAAAtgcagctgcagcagcaacagcaacagcagttgcagcaactgagggaggagctcctccctcagcaACAAGAGGATCACCGACCGAGGGAGGAGCCCCTCCCTCAGGTGCAAGAGATGGAATCCGGCGAGGAGGCGAAGCCACCGCGAA aaagaggagtGGCGGCAGGGAGATCAGGGTAG